GTACCTAAGTTGGCTCTGGGTGACTAGTTGAAAATGGCTGTAAAAGTCACAACAGAGGTGCCAATAAAACAACCCTATGGTATGCTTGTTCAGTTCACTACACAGCCTTGTGTAGATATAACTATAACGATATGAAGTCGAAAGGTTCAGGGATAAAAATATGAGCGATCTTGGCAAAGAAGTTCTTCCGGTCAATATCGAAGACGAACTCAAAAATTCGTACTTAGATTACGCCATGAGCGTAATTATTGGGCGGGCACTTCCAGACGTACGTGACGGATTAAAACCAGTGCATCGCCGCGTGTTGTTCGCGATGAACGTCCTCGGTAACGATTACAACAAACCCTACAAGAAATCAGCTCGTGTGGTCGGTGATGTGATCGGTAAATATCACCCACATGGTGATTCAGCGGTTTACGACACCATCGTTCGTATGGCGCAACCATTTTCGCTACGTTACATGCTTGCAGACGGGCAAGGTAACTTTGGTTCTGTAGACGGTGACTCCGCAGCAGCAATGCGTTACACCGAAGTGCGTATGTCTAAGATCGCGCATCAACTCCTTGCAGATTTGGATAAGGAAACCGTTGATTTCGTGCCCAACTACGATGGCACTGAGCAAATTCCAGAAGTTTTACCAACCAAGATTCCAAACCTACTTGCGAATGGCTCATCGGGTATTGCCGTGGGTATGGCCACCAATATTCCGCCGCATAACTTGAATGAAGTTGTGAACGGCTGTTTGGCGATGATAGACAAACCCGACATTACACTCGACGAGCTTATGGAATACATTCCAGGGCCCGATTTCCCAACAGCGGGGATTGTGTCAGGTCGCCAAGGTATCATTGAAGCGTACCGTACGGGGCGTGGCAAAATTTACATTCGCGCGCGTGCAGAAGTGCTCGTTGACGAAAACAGTGGTCGAGAAACGATTATTGTTCATGAGCTTCCTTATCAAGTAAACAAAGCAAAGTTGATTGAAAAAATCGCTGAGCTCGTGAAAGAAAAGCGTATTGAAGGCATTAGCGCGTTACGTGATGAGTCAGACAAAGACGGTATGCGCGTCGTGATTGAACTGAAGCGAGGTGAGTCGGGTGAGGTGATGTTGAATCATCTGTATCGGAATACTCAGCTCCAAGTGTCTTTTGGTATCAACATGGTTGCGCTTGATAAAGGGCAACCAAAGCTATTTAACCTGCCTGAGATGCTCGAAGCGTTTATTACGCACCGTCGTGAAGTGGTGACGCGTAGAACTGTTTATGAGCTGCGAAAAGCGCGTGAGCGTGCACATATCTTAGAAGGTCTCGCGATTGCGCTTGCCAACATTAATGAAATTATTGAGCTTATTAAGCGCTCGCCATCACCAGCTGAAGCGAAAGCGGAATTGATCGCTCAAGGTTGGTCGCTAGGTGACGTTGCAGTCATGTTAGAGCGTGCTGGTGTTGACGCAGCGCGTCCAGACTGGGTTGAAACTGGCTTTGGGGTGATTGACGGTAGCTACCACTTAACAGAGAACCAGGCGCAAGCCATTCTAGATTTGCGTTTACACAAGCTCACAGGTTTAGAGCACGAGAAGATCTTGAATGAGTACAAAGATCTTCTAACAACCATTGAAGCGCTTTTACATATCTTAGGTAGCTCTGAGCGCTTAATGGAAGTGATTCGAGAAGAGTTGGAGCTAGTTAAAACCGATTTCGGTGACGAGCGACGTACAGAAATTACTGCAGCAAGCCACGACATTAACATGGAAGACTTAATTGACCGTGAAGATGTGGTAGTTACGCTGTCTCACCAAGGTTATGTGAAATACCAATCGCTGACTGAATATGAAGCGCAGAAGCGTGGTGGAAAAGGCAAAGCGGCAACCAAAATGAAAGATGAAGATTTCATCGAGCGTTTATTGGTTGCGAATACACATGACATGATTCTCTGCTTCTCGAGCTTGGGTCGTGTGTATTGGATGAAAACCTATCAATTACCCTATGCGACACGCACGGCAAGAGGGAAGCCGATTGTTAACTTGCTACCTTTGCAAGCTGATGAGCGTATTACTGCTATTTTACCTATCTCTGATTTCGAAGATGATAAGTTCGTACTTATGGCAACTCGTAATGGAACTGTGAAGAAAACACCATTGGTTGAATATTCACGTCCACGCACCAGCGGAATTATTGCACTCAATCTTGCTGAGGGTGATGAATTAATTGGTGTTGATATTACGAACGGTGAGAGCGAAGTAATGTTGTTCTCGGACGCGGGTAAAGTAGTTCGTTTCCATGAGAATCATGTGAGATCCATGGGTCGCACGGCAACGGGTGTGCGCGGTATGAGAATTGAAAGCGAGCAGAAAATTGTATCGTTGATCATTCCACGCTTAGACGAGGAAAGTGCCATTCTGACGGTGACCGAGAACGGATATGGTAAGCGAACTCCGCTTGCTGATTATCCAGCGAAAAGCCGGGCGACAAAGGGCGTTGTGTCCATTAAAGTCTCAGAACGTAATGGTGCGGTTGTAGGTGCGCTAGAGGTGGTGAATGGTGAGCATTTAATGCTGATTAGTAACCGCGGTACACTGGTAAGAACGCGTGTTGATGAAGTTTCACAAGTGGGTAGAAATACTCAAGGCGTAACGCTCATACGAACAGCTGAAGACGAGTTCGTTGTGGGTATCGCGCGCATTGCTGAAATTGAAGAAGATGTGATTGAGGGATTGGAGGAAGCTGAACAGGACGGTTCAGGGGAAGAGAGCACTACTGATTCTGGAGAGTAAGTGTGATTTATAATTTCTCAGCGGGGCCGGCCATGTTGCCGGCTCCTGTGTTAGCGAAGGCACAAAAAGAGTTACTCAATTGGCAAGGTCTTGGCTTTTCTGTCATGGAAATTAGCCATCGCGATCCTATTTACCTGAAAATGACCGAAGAAGCAGAAGAAGACCTACGCGATCTTATGGGTATTTCTGACGATTATTCGGTTTTGTTCATGCATGGCGGGGGCCGCGGTCAGTTTTCGGCAGTACCACAAAATATCGCCGGCGAGAACGCACGGGTAGACTATCTGCATACCGGTATCTGGTCAGAATATGCAATTAAAGAGGCGCGGAAATATGTGTCTCATGTAAATGAAATTAAAGCGGTCGAATTGCGTGATGGCCTACAAACAGTGAGCGATCCGAGTGAATGGAACCTGACTGAGGGCGCCGCCTATTTTCATTACTGCCCCAATGAAACCGTCGATGGGATTGCAGTTCGCTCGGTACCTGAGGTCGATGCTCCGGTGGTTGCAGACATGTCTTCGGTCATTTTGGCTGAGCCAATCGACGTTTCGAAATTTGGTGTGATTTACGCGGGTGCGCAGAAGAATATTGGGCCTTCGGGGTTTTCTGTGGTGATTATTCGCAATGCTCTATTAGAGACACAGCAACAACGCGTTTGCACCGTGATGAACTACAAAGTACAAGCTGCAGAGCGTTCTTTATATAACACGCCGAACACATTCGCTTGGTACCTAGCCGCCGAAGTATTTAAGTGGCTGAAGGCTGAGGGTGGTGTCGAGGCAATGTCGGCGCACAATGAAAGAAAGGCAAGTTTGCTTTACGAATGTATAGATAACTCAAGCTTCTATGTGAATCGAATTGCGCCTGCAAATCGTTCTATCATGAATGTTCCGTTTCAATTAGTGAACTCTGAACTCGACAATGTCTTTCTTGCAGAAGCGAGCAAGGCTGGATTAATGGCGTTGAAAGGGCATCGTTTTGTCGGTGGTATGCGTGCGAGTATGTACAATGCCATGCCTTATGAAGGTGCAGTTGCACTTGTCGATTTCATGACGCGTTTCGCGAACGCACACAAATAATTAAAAGAGGTAGTCATGGATAAGTTTGACGCGGCAGAATTAGCGTTGCCGGGAATTAGAAAATTGCAGCCATACCAGGCGGGAAAGCCGATTGAAGAATTGGAGCGTGAGCTCGGTATTAAAGATATTGTGAAGCTTGCTTCGAATGAAAACCCGCTGGGCGTGAGCGAGAAAGTTAAATCAGCTCTTAGTGCAAGAATCGCTGGCTTAGCGCGTTATCCTGATGCCAATGGCTTTTATTTAAAAACTGCAATTGCCGAGAAGTTTGGTGTTAAACCGCAACAAATTACATTAGGCAACGGTTCGAATGACGTGCTTGAATTGTTAGCCAGAACCTATGTGTCGCCTCAGCATGAAGTGATTTTTTCGCAACATGCATTTGTTGTTTATCCGTTGGTTACACAAGCGATCGGTGCTCAACCGGTTAAAGTTGCAGCGAAAGACTATGGGCATGACTTAGACGCAATGCTCGCGGCAATTACGGACAATACGCGGATGATTTTTATCGCGAATCCGAATAACCCAACCGGTACCTTCTTGACGAAAGAGGCTCTCTATACCTTTATTCAGCAAGTGCCACCGTACGCGATTGTCGTGCTCGATGAAGCCTATTATGAATACGTACCTGAGCACGAACGTGCGCCGTCATTAGCGTGGGTGAATGAATTCCCAAATCTAGTCGTGAGTCGTACCTTTTCAAAAGCCTACGGCTTAGCGGGAATTCGTGCTGGCTTCGCGGTTTCTTCTGTGGAAGTAGCCGATTTGATGAATCGTATTCGCCAGCCATTTAACATGAATGAATTGGCTTTGACTGCAGCAATGGCTGCGCTTGAAGATGACGATTTTCTCACGCGCTCAGTGGCTGTGAATAAGGCTGGTATGGAGCAGTTGATATCGTTTTGTGAGCAAGAAAAACTTGCTTACATTCCTTCTCATGGCAATTTTTTGACCATTGAGGTGGGCTCCAATGCAGGTGATATTTATAATCAGCTACTTCATTTAGGGGTTATCGTGCGTCCTGTAGCTGGCTATGAGTTACCAAACCATTTACGAGTGAGTATTGGAACTCAGGAAGAGAATGCTGCGTTTGTAAAAGCAATGACACAAATCCTGCATGGTTAAAGATAAATTAGTGTTAGCAGGGCCGCGCTTGGCGCGCGGTCTTGTGCAGCTTCCCGGTTCTAAAAGTATTTCCAATCGTGCTTTACTGCTTGCTGCCTTGGCGAAAGGGCCAACTAGACTCAGTAATGTGCTCCTCAGTGACGATACTCGTCGCATGTTGACTGCACTGAGTGCTTTGGGTGTGCGCGTTCAACAGCAAGGTACAGATATTATTGTTGAAGGACAGGGTGGCCGCTTTTGTTACGAAGGTGAGCTTTTGGTGTTAGATCTTGGTAACGCAGGAACCGCCATGAGACCGCTCACCGCTATTTTAGCCGGATCGCAAGGGCAATTCTTATTAACCGGTGAAGCTCGAATGTTTGAGCGCCCGATAGGTCCACTAGTCGCCACTTTAAAACAATTAGGCGCGGACATCGCATTCGAACAAGCAGAGGGATATCCACCGCTTAAAATTCACGGCAAAAATCTCCGTGGAGGCACTTGTCAGTTAGACGGCAGCCTATCGAGTCAATACATCAGTGCGCTGTTAATGCTACTCCCATTACTTGATGGTAATACTGAGTTAGAGCTTACCGGTCAGCTTGTTTCTTGGCCCTATGTTGAAATCACTCTCGCGATGATGAAGCAATTCGGAATCGTTGGTATCGAGGTTCAGGAGCGTAAAGTGATCGTTCCGGGTAACCAATCGTATCTATCTCCTGAACATTATCACGTTGAGAGTGATGCCTCGTCTGCCTCTTACTTTCTCGCTGCTGCGGCTATGAGTGAGGGGAGGGTGACAGTGGAAGGTGTCGGTAAAGCGAGTTTGCAAGGTGACATTCACTTCGCAGACGTACTGGAGCAAATGGGTGCAAAGGTTTCATACGGTAAACAAACGATAACGGTTGTAGGTAATTCGAATGGGCTGAAGGGGGGGGATTTTGATCTCAATCACATTCCTGATGCAGCGATGACTATCGCGGTTGCTGCGGTGTTTGCGAAGGAGCCAACGACTATTCGAAATATCGGCAACTGGCGAATTAAGGAAACGGATCGACTCTTTGCAATGGCGACGGAATTGCGAAAAGTCGGATGTGTGATTGTGGAAGGTGAAGATTTTATTTCTATCGAACCTCCTGAGCACCACCGATTCGCAGAAATTGAGACTTATAACGATCACCGCATGGCCATGTGTTTTTCTTTATTAGCTTTGCGTGAACCTGGCATTTGCATTCTGGACCCAAGTTGTTGCTCTAAAACTTACCCGCAGTATTTCGAAGATTTCGGGAGAATCTGCGCCATGTAACGGCGGGTGAAGACGATTCACGCAATGTCTCACATCGTTAGTTCGTGCAATTTGTTCAAAAAACCGTATAATTTTGCGGCTTGAATTTTCGAGCATTCTACATTCTTCGCCACAGGACAGGTTTAGTTATGGGTTCAAATACCAGTTCACCCCAGTCGCAGCTTCGCGCGCCAGTCATTACTATTGATGGGCCAGGCGGTGCAGGTAAGGGAACGATCAGTCGTATGGTAGCAGACCGTTTGGGTTGGCATTTACTCGATAGTGGCGCTATTTATCGAGTGCTCGCAGTCGCAGCGGCGCATCATGATTTCAGCGCAAAAGACGAAGAAGGACTGGTTGCTCTAGCAGCCGACCTTGACGTTGAGTTTGTGATTAATGAAAAAACGGGCGCGACTCATGTGGTACTTGAAGGCGAAGATGTAACAGAAACAATTCGTTTAGAGCAAACTGGGCAGGCCGCTTCTCGAATTGCTGCGCTACCGCGCGTAAGAGAGGCATTATTGCGCAGGCAAAGAGGGTTCAGAGAGTTCCCTGGATTGGTCGCGGATGGTCGCGATATGGGTACTGTGGTTTTTCCTGAGGCTGAAGTGAAGGTTTTTCTCACGGCGAGTGCCGAAGAACGAGCTCGCAGACGTTTTGTGCAATTGCAGCAAAGCGGTGTTGATGCTAATATAACCAACCTCATCGCAGAAATAAAAGAACGTGATGACCGAGATACGAATCGCTCTGTCGCCCCATTGAAGGCAGCGGAGGGTTCTTTAGTTCTAGACTCAACTAATATGCCGATTGAGTTAGTACTGAAAGAAGTGTTGGAGTTTGCCCATGCGCAAATTTCCGCGAAGAATTGAACAGCTGTATTAAGCGGCGTTTCAAGGGTCAGTACCAGGAAGGAACTGATTTAGTAAAACAACCCCGTCGAAATGGATATACGGCGGATGTCTTAACTTAACGAAGTTAAATAATATGACCGAAAATTTTGCTCAATTATTTGAGGAAAGCCTCAAAGAAATCGAAACTCGCCCTGGCTCAATTGTAACCGGAACTGTCGTTGCTATTGAGAAAGACCTCGTTTTAGTAGACGCGGGCTTAAAATCAGAAAGTGCGATCCCTGCAGAACAATTTATGAATGCTGATGGCGTTCTAGACGTTGCGGTAGGTGACTCTGTTGAAGTAGCGTTGGACGCTGTTGAAGACGGTTTCGGTGAAACGATTCTTTCGCGTGAAAAAGCGAAGCGTTATGAAGCTTGGGTACAACTCGAAGCTGCATACGAAAATGAAGAAACCGTGAAAGGTATCATCAGCGGTAAAGTAAAAGGTGGCTTTACAGTTGATTTGAATGGCGTACGCGCATTCTTACCTGGTTCATTGGTCGACGTTCGTCCTGTTCGAGACACAGCTCACTTAGAGAACCGTGATCTTGAGTTCAAAGTGATCAAGCTTGACCAGAAGCGCAACAACGTTGTTGTTTCTCGTCGCGCAGTGATTGAGAAAGAGAACAGTGCAGAGCGTGAAGAATTGCTAGAAACTTTACAAGAAGGTCAAGAAGTGACTGGTATTGTGAAGAACTTGACTGATTACGGCGCGTTCGTAGATTTGGGCGGCGTAGACGGCTTGTTACACATCACTGATATGGCTTGGAAGCGCGTGAAGCACCCAAGTGAAATCGTGAATGTTGGCGATGAAATTACCTGTAAAGTATTGAAGTTCGATCGTGATCGTACTCGTGTATCTCTTGGCTTGAAGCAATTAGGCGAAGATCCATGGAGCGACATTGCGAATCGTTTCCCAGAAGGTGCAAAACTGT
This genomic interval from Idiomarinaceae bacterium HL-53 contains the following:
- a CDS encoding phosphoserine aminotransferase apoenzyme, giving the protein MIYNFSAGPAMLPAPVLAKAQKELLNWQGLGFSVMEISHRDPIYLKMTEEAEEDLRDLMGISDDYSVLFMHGGGRGQFSAVPQNIAGENARVDYLHTGIWSEYAIKEARKYVSHVNEIKAVELRDGLQTVSDPSEWNLTEGAAYFHYCPNETVDGIAVRSVPEVDAPVVADMSSVILAEPIDVSKFGVIYAGAQKNIGPSGFSVVIIRNALLETQQQRVCTVMNYKVQAAERSLYNTPNTFAWYLAAEVFKWLKAEGGVEAMSAHNERKASLLYECIDNSSFYVNRIAPANRSIMNVPFQLVNSELDNVFLAEASKAGLMALKGHRFVGGMRASMYNAMPYEGAVALVDFMTRFANAHK
- a CDS encoding small subunit ribosomal protein S1, with amino-acid sequence MTENFAQLFEESLKEIETRPGSIVTGTVVAIEKDLVLVDAGLKSESAIPAEQFMNADGVLDVAVGDSVEVALDAVEDGFGETILSREKAKRYEAWVQLEAAYENEETVKGIISGKVKGGFTVDLNGVRAFLPGSLVDVRPVRDTAHLENRDLEFKVIKLDQKRNNVVVSRRAVIEKENSAEREELLETLQEGQEVTGIVKNLTDYGAFVDLGGVDGLLHITDMAWKRVKHPSEIVNVGDEITCKVLKFDRDRTRVSLGLKQLGEDPWSDIANRFPEGAKLSGRVTNLTDYGCFVEIQEGVEGLVHVSEMDWTNKNVHPSKIVNLDDTVEVMVLEIDEERRRISLGIKQCKPNPWEEFAKGYQKGDKVSGKIKSITDFGIFIGLDGNIDGLIHLSDLSWNDSGEEAVREFKKGEEVEAVVLQVDAERERISLGVKQISEDPVNNYLASNKKGAIVTGTVKEVDAKGAVVTLAEGVEGYVRVADIARERIEDASTVLNVGDKIEARFMGVDRKNRVVSLSIKAKDEAEEKAALESVNQQDDSAFSNAMAEAFKAAKSDD
- a CDS encoding DNA gyrase subunit A, with translation MSDLGKEVLPVNIEDELKNSYLDYAMSVIIGRALPDVRDGLKPVHRRVLFAMNVLGNDYNKPYKKSARVVGDVIGKYHPHGDSAVYDTIVRMAQPFSLRYMLADGQGNFGSVDGDSAAAMRYTEVRMSKIAHQLLADLDKETVDFVPNYDGTEQIPEVLPTKIPNLLANGSSGIAVGMATNIPPHNLNEVVNGCLAMIDKPDITLDELMEYIPGPDFPTAGIVSGRQGIIEAYRTGRGKIYIRARAEVLVDENSGRETIIVHELPYQVNKAKLIEKIAELVKEKRIEGISALRDESDKDGMRVVIELKRGESGEVMLNHLYRNTQLQVSFGINMVALDKGQPKLFNLPEMLEAFITHRREVVTRRTVYELRKARERAHILEGLAIALANINEIIELIKRSPSPAEAKAELIAQGWSLGDVAVMLERAGVDAARPDWVETGFGVIDGSYHLTENQAQAILDLRLHKLTGLEHEKILNEYKDLLTTIEALLHILGSSERLMEVIREELELVKTDFGDERRTEITAASHDINMEDLIDREDVVVTLSHQGYVKYQSLTEYEAQKRGGKGKAATKMKDEDFIERLLVANTHDMILCFSSLGRVYWMKTYQLPYATRTARGKPIVNLLPLQADERITAILPISDFEDDKFVLMATRNGTVKKTPLVEYSRPRTSGIIALNLAEGDELIGVDITNGESEVMLFSDAGKVVRFHENHVRSMGRTATGVRGMRIESEQKIVSLIIPRLDEESAILTVTENGYGKRTPLADYPAKSRATKGVVSIKVSERNGAVVGALEVVNGEHLMLISNRGTLVRTRVDEVSQVGRNTQGVTLIRTAEDEFVVGIARIAEIEEDVIEGLEEAEQDGSGEESTTDSGE
- a CDS encoding cytidylate kinase, with the translated sequence MGSNTSSPQSQLRAPVITIDGPGGAGKGTISRMVADRLGWHLLDSGAIYRVLAVAAAHHDFSAKDEEGLVALAADLDVEFVINEKTGATHVVLEGEDVTETIRLEQTGQAASRIAALPRVREALLRRQRGFREFPGLVADGRDMGTVVFPEAEVKVFLTASAEERARRRFVQLQQSGVDANITNLIAEIKERDDRDTNRSVAPLKAAEGSLVLDSTNMPIELVLKEVLEFAHAQISAKN
- a CDS encoding 3-phosphoshikimate 1-carboxyvinyltransferase; translated protein: MVKDKLVLAGPRLARGLVQLPGSKSISNRALLLAALAKGPTRLSNVLLSDDTRRMLTALSALGVRVQQQGTDIIVEGQGGRFCYEGELLVLDLGNAGTAMRPLTAILAGSQGQFLLTGEARMFERPIGPLVATLKQLGADIAFEQAEGYPPLKIHGKNLRGGTCQLDGSLSSQYISALLMLLPLLDGNTELELTGQLVSWPYVEITLAMMKQFGIVGIEVQERKVIVPGNQSYLSPEHYHVESDASSASYFLAAAAMSEGRVTVEGVGKASLQGDIHFADVLEQMGAKVSYGKQTITVVGNSNGLKGGDFDLNHIPDAAMTIAVAAVFAKEPTTIRNIGNWRIKETDRLFAMATELRKVGCVIVEGEDFISIEPPEHHRFAEIETYNDHRMAMCFSLLALREPGICILDPSCCSKTYPQYFEDFGRICAM
- a CDS encoding histidinol-phosphate aminotransferase gives rise to the protein MDKFDAAELALPGIRKLQPYQAGKPIEELERELGIKDIVKLASNENPLGVSEKVKSALSARIAGLARYPDANGFYLKTAIAEKFGVKPQQITLGNGSNDVLELLARTYVSPQHEVIFSQHAFVVYPLVTQAIGAQPVKVAAKDYGHDLDAMLAAITDNTRMIFIANPNNPTGTFLTKEALYTFIQQVPPYAIVVLDEAYYEYVPEHERAPSLAWVNEFPNLVVSRTFSKAYGLAGIRAGFAVSSVEVADLMNRIRQPFNMNELALTAAMAALEDDDFLTRSVAVNKAGMEQLISFCEQEKLAYIPSHGNFLTIEVGSNAGDIYNQLLHLGVIVRPVAGYELPNHLRVSIGTQEENAAFVKAMTQILHG